In Cotesia glomerata isolate CgM1 linkage group LG1, MPM_Cglom_v2.3, whole genome shotgun sequence, one genomic interval encodes:
- the LOC123275303 gene encoding juvenile hormone esterase-like, with the protein MRRFLLEIFIATILVGIVNSRIVTIVRTNKGRVLGRALLTVQSGKEYVAFKGIPYAKPPTGRRRFKPPEETDSWEPTLLRALKDPNPCPQFDIDTLKTIGYEHCLFLNVYTPRVRSYDIRLRAVMVWIHYGAFISGSIDSSFYGPDFLIEKDVVVVAMNYRLGALGFLSLNHANCTGNAGLKDQLLALKWVQKNIKSFGGDPRKVTIFGESSGAVSVQLHKLSGASKGLFRASIAMSGSPLNSWGFSSSREAESSAFSLGRKLGINTVDKDVLLEELYRKTSEDIVSATNWLIPDLMIFNGSLPLPFKPTVEIPVSSNGSYFIIECPIKKYRERKFHQGPQIMGFTSDEALSFARPVGILFQIIGKQLTDNLLQPASDLSFTAGIDLTQRYLTAFGKAPIYYYRNSFDYDQSLHKIEGNNNLPGTGHADDVAHIFYIRSKRQPVGYWSDIGMHREKLVTMWTNFAKYLNPTPKGKADPLLKIKWWPSGKKGLNLEIGKVWKLQKRPVNKRILDKERELNRC; encoded by the exons atgcgCAGATTtttgttagaaatttttattgcaaccATTTTAGTCGGGATAGTAAATTCTAGAATAGTTACGATTGTAAGGACAAACAAGGGACGTGTGCTCGGCAGAGCTTTGCTGACTGTTCAATCGGGCAAAGAGTACGTCGCTTTCAAAGGCATACCGTACGCTAAACCGCCAACCGGCCGCCGCAGATTCAAG CCACCAGAAGAGACTGATAGTTGGGAGCCGACACTTTTGCGAGCTTTAAAGGATCCAAATCCTTGCCCGCAGTTTGATATTGACACGCTGAAAACTATCGGCTATGAACATTGTCTGTTTTTGAACGTGTACACGCCTCGG GTTCGATCATATGACATTCGATTGCGAGCAGTGATGGTCTGGATCCACTACGGCGCCTTCATATCCGGCTCTATTGACAGCAGTTTCTACGGGCCTGATTTTCTGATCGAGAAGGATGTAGTAGTAGTCGCGATGAACTATCGATTAGGAGCCCTAGGCTTTCTTTCCCTAAATCACGCGAATTGCACGGGCAATGCCGGACTGAAGGACCAACTTTTAGCGCTTAAATGGGTCCAGAAGAACATAAAAAGCTTCGGCGGAGACCCGCGGAAAGTGACGATTTTCGGGGAAAGTTCTGGAGCAGTATCTGTTCAACTTCACAAATTATCAGGTGCTTCTAAAGGATTATTCCGGGCGTCGATAGCAATGAGCGGCTCGCCACTTAATTCATGGGGTTTTTCTTCCTCAAGGGAAGCTGAAAGCAGCGCTTTTAGTTTGGGACGTAAACTTGGAATTAATACTGTTGATAAAGACGTATTGCTTGAGGAACTTTATCGCAAAACTTCTGAAGATATTGTGAGCGCCACTAACTGGCTTATTCCCGACCTG ATGATCTTCAATGGAAGCCTGCCGTTACCGTTTAAGCCGACAGTCGAGATTCCAGTGAGTTCTAATggaagttattttattatcgaaTGTCCTATTAAGAAGTATAGGGAAAGAAAATTTCACCAAGGACCACAAATTATGGGATTTACCAGCGATGAAGCTTTATCCTTTGCTAGAC ccGTAGGAATACTGTTTCAAATAATCGGCAAGCAATTAACTGACAATCTTCTTCAACCGGCATCAGATTTGAGTTTCACAGCCGGAATAGACCTCACACAAAGATATCTAACGGCTTTCGGTAAAGCTCCGATTTATTACTACCGTAATTCCTTTGACTACGATCAGTCGTTGCACAAAATCGAAGGCAACAACAATTTACCGGGTACTGGACATGCAGATGATGTCGCCCATATTTTTTACATCCGTTCTAAACGCCAGCCGGTTGGTTATTGGAGCGATATTGGGATGCATCGGGAAAAATTGGTTACCATGTGGACAAATTTTGCTAAATAttt AAACCCAACACCTAAGGGGAAAGCTGATCCACTTTTGAAGATAAAATGGTGGCCGTCGGGGAAAAAAGGCCTTAATCTTGAGATAGGTAAAGTTTGGAAATTGCAAAAAAGACCTGTTAACAAAAGAATCCTCGATAAGGAACGAGAATTAAATCGatgttga